One genomic window of Mogibacterium diversum includes the following:
- a CDS encoding sensor histidine kinase, giving the protein MNHYLDKHKNVLAIALVISVAAQINIDAPKVAPGFVFAIDVIVLNLFIFCFSDKYSAMQIALISAVFSPTFRFITSMSADMSFKENALNCFPDAIFFITYGLIITVCLMTYRDKKVPLMYFCISIFVADFGGNAAEVYVLSLIRNGNFISTDMFNTLMIIAMARTGIALTIIISMEYYTKVQTERSHNRKIQFMVDQSVTISDEMRFILNNKEDVERILKEAYALHTDMKEAGIPDEFTRRALEIARGTHEIKGCYQEILDTLDNLNRNSQGEPDLLMSEILKFMKSNVLKTALTKHMNVKFEIDQRIDFKVKESYKTISVLRNLTVNALEAFEGSDGEIRVMATWCRHSSLGPCHRIEVEDNGPGIDEADIETIFLPGYSTKMNMDTGIVQRGLGLSLVRDYVENDFGGRIKVKNRKEGGTRFVIEIPPGNFEEETRWIFTS; this is encoded by the coding sequence ATGAATCACTATCTAGATAAACACAAGAACGTGCTTGCGATTGCGCTTGTTATATCAGTCGCGGCGCAGATAAACATAGATGCACCCAAGGTAGCACCAGGATTCGTGTTTGCCATAGATGTAATCGTTCTTAATCTGTTCATTTTTTGCTTTTCAGATAAATATTCTGCTATGCAAATAGCTCTCATCTCTGCAGTATTTTCTCCGACGTTCCGTTTTATTACGTCGATGAGCGCAGATATGAGCTTCAAGGAAAATGCGTTAAATTGTTTCCCTGATGCCATTTTTTTTATCACGTATGGTCTGATAATTACAGTATGTCTTATGACATATAGAGACAAGAAAGTTCCGCTAATGTACTTTTGTATTTCGATTTTTGTAGCGGATTTTGGAGGAAATGCTGCGGAAGTGTACGTGCTGTCTTTGATAAGAAATGGAAATTTCATATCAACAGATATGTTTAACACACTTATGATTATAGCGATGGCGAGAACTGGGATAGCTCTGACAATAATTATCAGCATGGAATACTACACAAAGGTGCAGACAGAACGTTCGCATAATCGCAAGATTCAATTCATGGTGGATCAAAGTGTAACCATATCTGATGAGATGAGATTTATCCTCAACAATAAGGAGGATGTAGAGCGTATCCTCAAAGAGGCATATGCTCTACACACGGATATGAAAGAGGCAGGGATTCCAGATGAGTTCACAAGGCGAGCCCTCGAAATAGCTAGAGGAACGCATGAGATCAAAGGCTGCTATCAGGAGATTCTAGACACGCTAGACAACCTAAATAGAAATTCTCAAGGTGAGCCAGATCTTCTGATGTCGGAAATCTTGAAGTTCATGAAGAGCAATGTCTTGAAGACTGCATTAACCAAGCATATGAACGTGAAGTTTGAGATAGATCAGCGCATAGATTTCAAAGTCAAGGAGAGCTACAAGACGATTTCGGTTCTAAGGAACCTCACGGTTAATGCGCTAGAGGCATTTGAAGGCTCAGATGGAGAGATTAGAGTAATGGCTACCTGGTGCAGACACAGCAGCTTAGGACCGTGTCATCGTATTGAAGTCGAAGATAATGGCCCTGGAATCGACGAGGCGGATATCGAAACAATATTTCTTCCAGGGTATTCTACCAAGATGAACATGGACACAGGGATTGTGCAGCGAGGACTTGGACTCTCGCTTGTACGAGACTATGTAGAGAATGACTTCGGTGGCAGAATCAAAGTTAAGAATCGAAAAGAAGGTGGTACTAGATTCGTAATCGAGATACCACCGGGAAATTTTGAGGAGGAAACCAGATGGATTTTTACATCCTAG
- a CDS encoding ABC transporter substrate-binding protein: MKTHFKKIAALAVTLIMIISLSACGSKSENDADTLVYGSHDYTAINPALYEHGEINSLIFAGLTAHDKDNKLVPALAEKWEYDAATHTWTFHLRDGLKFHDGKDLTSEDVKFTLEAILDKKNNSEIVSNYQDIENITCPDKKTVVIKLSKENVAFADYMTIGILPKHLLKGKKLATAEFNQKPVGAGPYKLTSWDEGQSITLEKFDGYYAGKPHIKKIIFKIVEDSDARLLQLKSGDLDMAQIEPKQAKSLKKDSKDFDIYRMNTADYRAIAYNFAGSKLFKTYPELANILSYGIDREAIVKSALLGEGQVAYSPIQKNKFNSSDIEKFAYNPDKMEQLLQQDGWTKNKKGIYEKNGTELKFTITAMANDKVRVDMAKLCAEQLKAHGISVKAEARKELDWEKQDATIIGWGSPFDADDHTYKIFTSEAGDNYTGYANPAVDEALAKARATTKEPERQRYYSEFLRAMTKQMPYTFIAYIDADYAVKKDIKGITKDTMLGHHGVGIFWNVADWKLEK; this comes from the coding sequence ATGAAAACTCACTTTAAAAAAATTGCGGCTCTTGCCGTCACTCTAATCATGATTATTTCACTTTCCGCATGTGGCTCGAAGAGCGAAAATGATGCGGACACGCTGGTGTACGGAAGTCATGACTATACAGCTATAAATCCTGCTCTCTATGAGCATGGAGAAATTAACTCCTTGATATTCGCTGGGCTTACGGCACACGACAAGGATAACAAGCTCGTACCTGCACTTGCTGAGAAGTGGGAGTACGATGCAGCTACTCATACTTGGACATTCCACCTAAGGGATGGACTGAAGTTCCATGACGGAAAGGATCTTACTTCGGAGGATGTTAAGTTTACTCTAGAGGCAATCCTCGATAAGAAAAACAATTCCGAAATCGTCTCGAATTATCAGGATATTGAAAATATCACTTGCCCAGACAAGAAGACAGTTGTTATTAAGCTGAGCAAAGAAAATGTAGCATTCGCGGACTACATGACTATCGGAATTCTGCCTAAGCACCTTCTTAAGGGCAAGAAGCTCGCGACTGCAGAGTTCAACCAGAAGCCAGTAGGAGCAGGTCCATATAAGTTAACTAGCTGGGATGAAGGACAGAGTATAACCCTCGAGAAGTTTGATGGTTACTACGCAGGAAAACCTCACATCAAGAAGATTATTTTCAAGATTGTAGAGGATAGTGACGCAAGGCTGCTGCAGCTAAAGTCTGGAGATCTAGATATGGCGCAGATTGAGCCTAAGCAGGCGAAGAGCCTCAAGAAGGATAGCAAGGATTTCGATATCTATCGCATGAACACAGCGGATTATCGCGCGATTGCGTATAACTTTGCAGGAAGCAAGCTGTTTAAGACATATCCAGAGCTAGCAAATATATTGAGCTATGGAATAGACAGAGAGGCTATCGTTAAGAGCGCACTTCTCGGAGAAGGCCAGGTGGCATACTCGCCAATTCAGAAAAATAAATTTAACAGCAGTGATATCGAGAAGTTTGCGTATAATCCAGATAAGATGGAGCAACTATTGCAGCAGGACGGTTGGACTAAGAATAAGAAAGGTATCTACGAGAAGAACGGTACTGAGCTTAAGTTTACAATCACTGCGATGGCAAACGACAAGGTGCGCGTGGATATGGCCAAGCTGTGTGCAGAACAGCTAAAAGCACACGGGATATCAGTAAAGGCCGAAGCTAGAAAAGAGCTCGACTGGGAGAAGCAGGATGCTACAATAATCGGATGGGGTAGCCCATTTGACGCAGACGATCATACGTACAAGATATTTACATCGGAAGCTGGGGACAACTATACAGGATATGCAAATCCAGCGGTAGATGAAGCGCTGGCAAAAGCTAGAGCGACGACTAAAGAGCCTGAGAGACAGAGATATTACTCAGAGTTTCTCAGAGCCATGACTAAGCAGATGCCTTACACGTTCATCGCATACATAGATGCTGACTATGCGGTTAAAAAGGATATCAAGGGAATAACAAAGGACACAATGCTAGGACATCACGGAGTTGGAATCTTCTGGAACGTAGCAGATTGGAAATTGGAGAAATAA
- a CDS encoding ABC transporter permease: MDYERKSTFKYALCRIAEMILILLILSMIVFALSRLCPGDPLRSWYGDGVDRMSAEQKASARESLGFEKPLPVQYGIWLKDLAHGELGLSYKYKRPVAEVIRGVLANTIVFGLTAYIMTFVLAFRIGRLSAKREGTKLDRFICKAGVISGNIPVFFLSLICILIFAVNLRILPTGGAYSYGAEGNILDRAWHLVLPVFVIVIGHLWYYSYMVRNLLLEEMRKEYVLLLKAEGMPRTKIINNYCMKNILPPMITIMAIAVPHLLGGTYVVEMVFGYPGLGRLSFESALYKDYNMLMATTLLTGSVVVLSNYLAQIIGEKIDPRMRHEEGSYE; encoded by the coding sequence ATGGATTATGAGAGAAAGAGCACATTTAAATACGCCCTCTGCAGAATCGCTGAGATGATTCTCATATTGCTCATTCTCTCAATGATTGTATTTGCGCTATCTCGCCTCTGTCCCGGTGATCCGCTCCGTTCGTGGTACGGAGATGGTGTGGACAGAATGAGTGCCGAGCAGAAGGCTTCTGCCCGTGAGAGCCTCGGATTCGAAAAACCACTGCCTGTTCAGTACGGCATATGGCTTAAAGATCTAGCTCATGGGGAGCTAGGATTATCGTATAAGTACAAGAGACCTGTTGCTGAGGTAATTCGTGGCGTGCTAGCAAATACAATAGTATTTGGATTAACAGCTTACATCATGACCTTCGTGCTGGCTTTTCGTATCGGAAGATTGTCGGCGAAGCGAGAAGGTACGAAGCTCGATAGATTCATTTGTAAGGCGGGGGTGATATCGGGAAATATACCAGTATTCTTTTTATCGCTGATATGCATATTGATATTTGCGGTAAATCTCCGAATCTTGCCAACTGGAGGGGCTTACTCGTACGGGGCTGAAGGAAATATCCTGGACAGAGCCTGGCACCTCGTACTGCCAGTATTTGTAATCGTTATAGGGCATCTGTGGTATTACTCGTATATGGTGCGAAATCTGCTACTCGAGGAAATGCGCAAGGAATACGTGCTGCTTCTCAAGGCAGAGGGAATGCCTCGCACTAAGATAATCAATAATTACTGCATGAAGAATATCCTGCCACCGATGATAACCATCATGGCAATCGCAGTTCCACATCTCCTTGGTGGGACATATGTCGTAGAGATGGTATTTGGCTATCCAGGTCTAGGACGGCTCAGCTTCGAAAGCGCCCTATATAAGGATTACAACATGCTGATGGCGACAACACTTCTCACAGGAAGCGTGGTTGTGCTCTCAAATTATCTTGCACAGATAATAGGTGAGAAAATCGACCCGCGGATGCGTCATGAGGAGGGTTCGTATGAATAG
- a CDS encoding ABC transporter permease, which yields MNRKRRPKIAIAILTISAVLSVFAGFIAPYKPNFMNEYAIGTAPSLGHIFGTDNLGRDLFSMILYGGRASLTIGIASAVIGTLIAAVYGTLSGMANKHVDRLMMKATDLFMSIPALLLVIVLEAIWGEASYTSLSLVIGITSWMQMSKVIRSEVIRLRKSEFVIAAEMYGGSFWYILRRHLFPNYFSSIMFMAVSNVGSAIIVESTLSFMGLGLPISEISWGSLMSLSQDALLSDQWWMIIIPGLILISVLVSITEIGEYIRGRNTSKGSNI from the coding sequence ATGAATAGGAAGCGAAGACCAAAGATTGCCATAGCTATACTTACAATCAGTGCAGTTCTGAGCGTATTTGCCGGATTCATAGCTCCATATAAACCGAATTTCATGAATGAATATGCCATCGGAACAGCCCCGTCGCTGGGCCATATATTTGGAACAGATAATTTGGGAAGGGATTTGTTCTCTATGATCCTATATGGTGGAAGGGCAAGCCTTACGATTGGAATCGCAAGCGCTGTAATAGGAACGCTGATTGCAGCAGTGTACGGGACACTTAGCGGGATGGCAAATAAACACGTGGATAGACTGATGATGAAAGCTACGGATTTGTTCATGAGCATTCCAGCATTATTGCTTGTAATCGTTCTTGAGGCTATCTGGGGAGAAGCTAGCTACACATCATTATCACTGGTAATCGGGATAACTAGCTGGATGCAGATGTCGAAAGTCATCAGGAGCGAGGTGATACGGCTTAGGAAAAGTGAATTTGTAATAGCCGCAGAGATGTACGGGGGAAGCTTCTGGTACATTTTACGTAGGCATTTGTTCCCGAACTACTTTTCATCGATTATGTTCATGGCAGTAAGCAACGTGGGCTCTGCGATAATAGTAGAATCGACACTTAGCTTTATGGGACTTGGACTACCGATATCGGAGATATCATGGGGGAGCCTTATGTCTCTCTCACAAGACGCACTGCTATCCGACCAATGGTGGATGATCATAATTCCGGGACTTATCTTGATAAGTGTTCTGGTATCAATAACGGAGATTGGGGAATACATCAGAGGGCGCAATACCTCCAAGGGTAGCAACATTTAA
- a CDS encoding DUF3842 family protein: protein MNILVIDAQGGGIGRQLVAKLLERIPEADIVAAGTNSMATNAMIKAGAKKAATGENAIRYCASQAEIITGPIGILVANAMLGEISPAIAESVGSSTAPKVLIPTAHCNTIIAGTKALPVKDSIEDAVDRIVRIHGGEDN, encoded by the coding sequence ATGAATATATTAGTAATCGATGCGCAAGGTGGCGGCATAGGACGTCAGCTGGTAGCTAAGCTGCTAGAGAGGATTCCAGAAGCAGATATAGTAGCTGCAGGGACCAATAGCATGGCAACGAATGCCATGATTAAAGCAGGAGCTAAGAAGGCGGCGACAGGTGAGAACGCTATCAGATACTGCGCATCACAGGCAGAGATTATCACAGGACCAATTGGTATTCTTGTTGCTAATGCGATGCTTGGAGAGATATCTCCAGCTATAGCGGAAAGCGTAGGTTCTAGTACCGCCCCGAAGGTGCTAATACCGACTGCGCATTGCAACACCATAATTGCAGGCACTAAAGCGCTACCAGTAAAAGACAGCATCGAAGATGCGGTCGATAGGATTGTAAGAATCCATGGTGGCGAAGACAATTAA
- a CDS encoding ATP-binding cassette domain-containing protein has protein sequence MTENRSNTELLNIEDFSMCFDGKQGVVHAVQGVSLTVRSGEIAAIVGESGSGKTALCFSILMLHRHHARHLSGSICLSGKDVTKMEEKELEQIRGKAASIVFQDPLNSLDPVRTVGEQITTPMKLHEDGEPVEAEREYAERAVGLLREMGMKDAEKYLSCYPHQLSGGQRQRVAIAIALACDPALIIADEPTTALDPDNQEQIIAVLKRLAEERRKGILFITHDLGLARELATKIAVMKDGRFVEVAETEEIFENPQHEYTKALVRYSQYGKMGSHYHGNFGQTIGNRDGIITSSEIADQGKSAEKIMIAKDIDMIYRTKKHGCKKVLSGYSLDVVKGEILGLVGQSGCGKSTLARIIMGITIPNGGSVEWGRCGSRDRREVRAQMIFQDSASAFNPRMTIEEIIAEPLVIARVGNREERRRKVVEVMNQVHLEEQLMDRYPYDVSGGQRQRAAIARALITEPEFIIADEPLSSLDVPTQAEIVHLLRDLHEKRQLTMILISHDIPMVEHVCDRIVSMDE, from the coding sequence ATGACAGAAAATAGAAGCAACACAGAACTTCTTAATATCGAGGATTTCAGTATGTGCTTCGACGGGAAGCAGGGGGTAGTTCATGCTGTTCAAGGCGTTTCTCTTACAGTGAGATCAGGAGAAATCGCCGCAATCGTTGGCGAGTCAGGCTCAGGCAAGACGGCGCTCTGCTTCTCAATTCTAATGCTACACAGACATCACGCGAGACATCTATCGGGAAGCATATGCCTATCTGGGAAAGATGTCACTAAGATGGAAGAAAAGGAGCTTGAACAAATTAGGGGCAAGGCGGCTTCGATAGTGTTTCAAGATCCACTCAATTCTCTAGATCCTGTAAGAACTGTTGGGGAGCAGATTACTACCCCTATGAAGCTACACGAAGATGGTGAGCCTGTGGAAGCAGAACGAGAATACGCCGAGAGGGCAGTAGGATTACTTAGAGAAATGGGCATGAAAGATGCTGAGAAATACTTATCCTGTTACCCGCATCAGCTGTCTGGCGGGCAGAGACAGAGGGTTGCGATTGCTATTGCTCTTGCATGTGACCCTGCACTCATTATCGCAGATGAACCGACTACGGCACTAGACCCTGACAATCAGGAGCAAATAATAGCTGTGCTGAAGAGGCTTGCTGAGGAGAGAAGAAAGGGCATCCTATTCATCACTCATGACCTCGGATTAGCGCGCGAGTTAGCGACTAAAATTGCAGTTATGAAGGATGGAAGGTTTGTCGAGGTTGCCGAAACTGAAGAGATCTTTGAAAATCCACAGCATGAGTATACTAAAGCTTTAGTTAGGTATTCTCAATATGGCAAAATGGGAAGTCATTATCATGGAAACTTTGGTCAGACGATTGGTAATCGAGATGGGATAATCACTTCGAGTGAGATAGCGGATCAAGGGAAGTCAGCTGAAAAAATAATGATTGCCAAAGATATAGACATGATTTACAGAACCAAGAAGCACGGATGTAAGAAGGTTCTATCAGGATATTCATTAGATGTAGTGAAAGGTGAGATCCTTGGACTCGTAGGGCAATCGGGCTGTGGGAAGTCCACCTTGGCGAGGATTATCATGGGGATCACCATACCTAATGGCGGAAGTGTAGAATGGGGAAGATGTGGAAGTAGAGATAGGCGTGAGGTTCGCGCGCAAATGATCTTTCAAGACTCCGCATCGGCATTTAATCCACGCATGACTATAGAAGAAATAATCGCCGAACCACTTGTAATTGCTAGAGTAGGAAACAGAGAAGAGAGACGAAGGAAAGTCGTGGAAGTTATGAATCAGGTTCATCTAGAGGAACAGCTCATGGATAGATATCCCTACGATGTGTCGGGAGGACAGCGCCAGAGGGCGGCAATTGCGAGAGCACTTATAACAGAACCTGAATTCATAATCGCAGACGAACCACTGTCATCTCTCGATGTGCCAACACAGGCCGAGATAGTTCATCTGCTAAGAGATTTGCACGAAAAAAGACAGCTGACGATGATTCTTATATCGCATGATATCCCTATGGTTGAACATGTGTGCGATAGAATCGTGAGCATGGACGAATAG
- a CDS encoding putative NPN-dependent ornithine cyclodeaminase — protein MAFELRKYTHPDFAEQKFIDSPDCRLEEAPKDGVVPFDFHALSIFPEYFKINGEWLLCEESRMDTVPVYDGGKVLALEARRVKKGQLVVCGRTECCEEGIYMHADGFNENTGVKADTFAFRTGRSRETAFSKDFDEIVELLKHEKDNGKIVWVMGPAFSFDIKARRALSALIENGYAHAVLAGNALASHDLEGAYMQTALGQNIYTQENVPNGHYNHLDLINRVRAAGSMKAFVEQENLDNGVMTAAIKNDVPIVLGGSIRDDGPLPEVYGDCYDAQDAMRAHVSKATTVITMATMLHSIAVGNMTPSFRVLEDGTIRQTYFYVCDASEFVVNKLADRGSLSSKGIITNAQDFICNIADGLGLKY, from the coding sequence ATGGCATTCGAACTAAGAAAATATACACATCCAGATTTCGCTGAGCAGAAATTTATTGATTCACCAGATTGCAGACTTGAGGAAGCACCTAAGGATGGTGTAGTTCCATTTGACTTCCACGCACTAAGTATTTTCCCTGAGTACTTCAAGATCAACGGAGAATGGTTGCTCTGTGAAGAGAGCAGAATGGACACAGTTCCAGTATACGATGGCGGAAAGGTACTCGCTCTAGAGGCAAGAAGAGTTAAGAAAGGACAGCTTGTAGTTTGCGGACGTACAGAATGCTGCGAGGAAGGAATCTACATGCATGCCGATGGATTCAATGAAAACACAGGCGTAAAGGCAGATACATTTGCATTTAGAACAGGACGCTCGAGAGAGACTGCATTTTCCAAGGATTTCGACGAAATCGTTGAGCTACTAAAGCACGAGAAGGATAACGGGAAGATCGTTTGGGTTATGGGACCTGCTTTCTCGTTCGATATCAAGGCTAGAAGAGCACTTTCGGCACTCATCGAAAATGGATATGCTCATGCAGTTCTAGCAGGAAATGCTCTTGCTTCTCATGACCTTGAAGGTGCGTATATGCAGACAGCTTTAGGACAGAATATCTATACGCAGGAGAACGTGCCAAATGGTCACTACAACCACCTAGACCTGATAAACAGAGTAAGAGCTGCAGGATCTATGAAGGCTTTTGTTGAGCAGGAGAACCTAGACAATGGCGTAATGACAGCAGCTATCAAGAACGATGTTCCTATCGTGCTCGGCGGTTCAATCCGTGATGATGGCCCTCTTCCAGAGGTATACGGGGATTGCTACGATGCACAGGATGCTATGAGAGCTCACGTTAGTAAAGCTACTACTGTAATTACAATGGCTACAATGCTTCATTCAATCGCTGTTGGTAACATGACACCAAGCTTCCGTGTGCTAGAAGATGGCACAATTCGTCAGACATATTTCTACGTTTGCGATGCATCTGAATTTGTAGTAAACAAGCTAGCTGATAGAGGATCCCTCTCTTCGAAGGGCATCATAACAAATGCACAGGACTTCATCTGCAATATCGCCGACGGTCTTGGACTAAAGTACTAA
- a CDS encoding DMT family transporter, which yields MQKSGSIKGKLLLLFIAVAWGSSMVVIKGSTDFIPPGMLLALRFTIASVILALIYRKQLKLIDKDYIKAGIFIGVCLFCAYFTQTIGVMLEMPGKSHFLSSAYCVFVPFIGWIVLREKPKMYHIVAATMCAVGIIFVSVAGTFSISFGDSISILSSLFWAAQIIAIAKWGKDKDPGIITMLQFIVSAVLAWGFTLTQEHLGKVQINGEVIFGVLYLGIVCSGLCFLFQTISQKTESPTSVSIILSFENIFGIVFGMVFFNETMTVNKAIGFVLMFAAILIAELQPNFLKSKADKAREAQEEQTA from the coding sequence ATGCAGAAGTCAGGTAGCATTAAAGGTAAACTTTTACTACTATTTATCGCGGTTGCATGGGGAAGCTCGATGGTAGTCATTAAAGGCTCTACGGACTTTATCCCACCAGGTATGCTTCTTGCACTACGTTTTACGATTGCAAGTGTCATACTAGCTCTTATTTATCGCAAGCAGCTTAAGCTCATAGATAAGGATTATATCAAGGCAGGTATTTTCATCGGAGTATGCTTATTCTGCGCATACTTTACGCAGACTATCGGAGTTATGCTTGAGATGCCTGGAAAGAGCCACTTCCTCTCATCCGCATACTGCGTATTTGTACCGTTTATCGGATGGATAGTTCTCAGAGAGAAACCAAAGATGTACCACATCGTTGCTGCGACAATGTGTGCAGTCGGCATCATATTCGTATCAGTTGCAGGAACATTTAGCATCAGCTTTGGCGATAGTATCTCAATTCTAAGCTCACTGTTCTGGGCTGCTCAGATTATCGCTATTGCTAAATGGGGCAAGGATAAGGACCCAGGAATCATCACAATGCTACAGTTCATAGTATCTGCAGTCTTGGCATGGGGATTCACCTTAACTCAGGAACATCTCGGGAAAGTGCAGATTAACGGAGAAGTAATCTTTGGAGTTCTTTACCTAGGTATAGTTTGTTCAGGACTTTGCTTCCTCTTCCAGACTATTTCACAGAAGACAGAGTCGCCTACAAGCGTATCCATCATTCTCAGCTTTGAGAACATCTTCGGCATCGTGTTCGGAATGGTATTCTTCAACGAGACGATGACTGTGAATAAGGCTATAGGATTCGTACTCATGTTTGCCGCTATTCTAATCGCTGAACTACAGCCAAACTTCCTAAAGAGCAAGGCAGATAAGGCAAGAGAAGCGCAAGAGGAACAGACTGCGTAA
- a CDS encoding response regulator, whose amino-acid sequence MDFYILDDDIAVVKTLKHIITERKIGTVIGYNTDVECAIEDIKEENPSIIMVDFMMKEMDGITFIKEVKKFNREAAFIMISKLSDKSLVNQAYDAGVEFFVSKPINVLEIERVCQNIIERIKLKKVVDNIQNAFMEVSNSSDSIQGKRELAAERKQNWLDVLLGSLGILGEKGTNDIRKIYACMEKSNSAYSKHILGDVARSLGDSEKNVEQRVRRALKKALSNVAAAKIDMVQDDIQIYAKYVFDHLSIKMEVNFQEGLSPAGGRVSISKFMDGLNVYRDFIEE is encoded by the coding sequence ATGGATTTTTACATCCTAGATGACGATATAGCGGTTGTAAAAACGCTGAAACACATAATTACGGAGAGGAAAATCGGAACAGTTATCGGATATAACACCGATGTTGAGTGTGCGATTGAGGATATAAAAGAAGAAAATCCATCGATAATAATGGTGGATTTCATGATGAAAGAGATGGACGGAATCACCTTTATTAAGGAAGTTAAGAAGTTTAATCGCGAGGCGGCATTTATCATGATCTCTAAATTATCCGATAAGTCTCTAGTAAATCAGGCTTATGATGCAGGAGTCGAATTTTTCGTAAGCAAGCCGATTAACGTGTTAGAGATAGAGCGCGTGTGCCAGAACATAATTGAGAGAATAAAGCTCAAGAAAGTCGTGGATAACATTCAAAATGCATTTATGGAGGTGAGCAATTCCAGTGACTCGATACAAGGCAAAAGGGAATTGGCGGCTGAAAGGAAGCAAAACTGGCTAGATGTTCTGCTCGGATCGCTTGGCATACTTGGGGAAAAAGGAACTAACGATATACGCAAGATTTACGCGTGCATGGAGAAGAGCAATAGTGCATATTCTAAGCATATTTTAGGTGACGTTGCTCGATCACTTGGGGATAGCGAAAAAAATGTTGAACAACGAGTAAGAAGGGCTCTTAAAAAAGCGTTAAGTAATGTTGCGGCAGCAAAGATTGATATGGTTCAGGACGATATTCAGATATATGCAAAATATGTATTTGACCATCTTTCCATCAAAATGGAGGTCAACTTTCAAGAAGGACTTTCGCCAGCAGGAGGACGAGTTAGTATCTCGAAGTTCATGGATGGGCTTAATGTATATCGGGACTTTATTGAGGAATAA
- the larE gene encoding ATP-dependent sacrificial sulfur transferase LarE: MGVSVAERQKEERLKEYIKNLGSLAVAFSGGVDSTYLAKVAHDVLGDKMIAVTAESGSFPKRETGEAAHFCKEQGIRQIVVQTNELEIEGFKENPPDRCYICKTGIFTQLKGQAAELGIEYVADGSNVDDLGDYRPGLQALKELDIKSPLREAGMTKQDIRNLSHEHGLWTWNKPSAACLASRFAYGETITLEKLGMVERAERILEDYGFIQMRVRMHGENLARIEVTPDELARLLSLREEIVAKFKEIGFTYVTMDLLGYRVGSMNEVL, encoded by the coding sequence ATGGGAGTATCCGTAGCTGAGAGACAGAAAGAAGAACGGCTAAAGGAATATATAAAAAATCTGGGTAGTCTAGCAGTCGCTTTCTCGGGGGGAGTTGATTCTACATATCTCGCCAAGGTTGCGCATGATGTGCTAGGAGATAAGATGATTGCGGTTACGGCAGAGTCAGGTTCTTTTCCTAAGAGGGAAACTGGCGAAGCTGCTCATTTCTGCAAGGAGCAGGGCATCAGGCAGATTGTAGTGCAGACCAATGAGCTTGAGATTGAAGGATTCAAAGAGAATCCACCGGATAGGTGTTATATATGCAAGACAGGTATATTTACGCAGCTAAAGGGACAGGCGGCTGAACTCGGAATAGAGTACGTAGCTGATGGTTCAAACGTAGATGATCTAGGTGATTACAGGCCTGGGCTACAGGCACTCAAGGAGCTAGATATAAAGAGTCCGCTCAGAGAAGCTGGCATGACCAAGCAGGATATCAGAAACCTATCGCATGAGCATGGTCTGTGGACGTGGAATAAGCCCTCGGCAGCATGTCTGGCCTCAAGGTTTGCATACGGCGAGACAATTACACTCGAGAAGCTAGGCATGGTTGAGAGAGCAGAACGGATTCTGGAAGATTATGGATTCATTCAAATGCGTGTTCGCATGCACGGGGAAAACCTCGCGCGCATAGAGGTTACACCAGATGAGCTGGCGAGGCTCCTTTCTCTCAGAGAGGAAATTGTAGCAAAGTTCAAGGAAATAGGATTCACATATGTAACCATGGATCTACTCGGGTATAGAGTGGGCAGTATGAATGAGGTGCTATAA